The genomic interval ACTTGCGCCTCTGGCGAACACGCTGCGCAACTTTGCGTTCGCAGGCATGCTTGAAGAGGGTGGCAACGGGCGGGCAGGATGGTGGTCGAGGTGGACGACGCTGCGATGGACGCGTACTCCCGCACGGTGATCGAGGTCGCGGGGTCGGTGACCCCGCATGTGGCCAGCGTGCGGACCCGGCGGGGGAGCGGATCGGCGGTGGTGTTCACCGATGACGGATTCCTGCTCACCAACGCGCACGTGGTCGGGTCGTCCTCGGGCGGCGAGGTGGTGTTCGCCGACGGTGTCGAATCCCGGTTCGACGTGGTCGGTATCGATCCGCTGTCGGATCTCGCCGTGCTGCGTGCCCGCGGTGGTGCGCCCGGCGCGGTGCGTCTCGGTGACGCCGACAAACTCGTGGTCGGGCAATTGGTTGTCGCGGTGGGCAATCCGCTGGGGTTGGCGGGTTCGGTCACCGCGGGCGTGGTCAGCGCGCTGGGCCGGGCGGTCCCGGTCGCCTCCCGCCGCGCGGGCCGCGTCATCGAGGACGTCATCCAGACCGACGCCGCCCTGAATCCGGGCAATTCCGGTGGGGCGCTTGCCAATTCGGCCGGACTGGTGGTCGGCATCAACACCGCCGTCGCGGGTATCGGTGTGGGCCTGGCGATTCCGATCAACGCCACCACCCGCCGCATCATCGGCACACTGCACAGCGACGGCCGAGTACGCCGCGCCTACCTCGGCCTGGTCGGGGTCCCCGCCCCGCTCCCCGCCGCCATCGCCACCCGCACCGGCCAGCGCGCCGGCGTGCGCATCATGGAGGTCGTCCGTGGTGGCCCGGCCGAACAGGGCGGCCTGCGCCGCGGCGACCTGGTGCTCAGCGTCGCCCGCGCCCAGGTCCACGACGCCCAGGGCATCCAGCGCCAGCTCTTCGGCGACGCCATCGGCAAACCGATGCCCGTGACGGTATTGCGCAACGGCGCGATGGTCGACGTCTTCGCGATCCCGATCGAACTGACGGTGGATTAGCGACTACAGCACCAGATTGCGCAGCCGTTCCCAGTCGAGGTGAATGCGGATCGGCAGGTCTACGGCGCTGTCCCCGTCTTTGAGTTCGCGGACGAATTTGTATTGCCCCGCCGCGTGGTCGAGCGCGTACAACTCGATGCCGTTGACGTCGTTATCGGCGAGGGTCACGATCCAATACCACGGAATTCCGGCGTCGGCGTACTCGGCCATCTTGTCGACACGGTCTGTCTTGGTGTGGCGGGGCGAAACTACCTCGACGATGACTTTGAGGAAGCGGGCCGGGAGCGGTCGCAATTCGTCAGGGGCACACTCGAACAGCGCCGCGTCGGGACTGCGGATCGTTGTGCTCGGAACCTCCCAGAGAACGACGTCGAAATCGCCCGAAACGTCGAGACAATCCTCAGGGTTGGCGCGTAAGTAGTCGCGTGCGGCGTCTTCGAGCATATTGACCAATACACGCGCCGCTTTTTGGTGCGCCCTCGTCGGTTCCGCGCAGCGCACAGCGTTGCCGTCCACTACCTCTACCAGGCGACAGAAATCTTCGGGAAGCTTCCGCCAGATTTCGACGGTGATCGGCTCTGGCTGAAGGTTGCCGGAGTTGGCCCAGTCGTAGATGGCGGTCACGCCGTGAAGGATACCTAATCGTCGGCGCGGAATCCGGAATCAGTGGGGCTGACCTGGGTCAGTCATGTTCATCGATGGGCGGGTCCGGTTGCCAGCGGGCGTCGACGATCAGGCCGAGGATGCCGATCGCGAAGCAGACGGCGGTGATGACGTACATCGCGGGATGGGTTCCGCCGGTGAGGGAATCGGCCAGGATGACGGTGCCGACGGTGCCGGGGAGGGAGCCCAGGACGGAGGCGATCAGGTACGGCCAGAAGCGGATCGCGGACAATCCGCAGCAGTAGTTGACGATCGAGAAC from Nocardia goodfellowii carries:
- a CDS encoding S1C family serine protease encodes the protein MVVEVDDAAMDAYSRTVIEVAGSVTPHVASVRTRRGSGSAVVFTDDGFLLTNAHVVGSSSGGEVVFADGVESRFDVVGIDPLSDLAVLRARGGAPGAVRLGDADKLVVGQLVVAVGNPLGLAGSVTAGVVSALGRAVPVASRRAGRVIEDVIQTDAALNPGNSGGALANSAGLVVGINTAVAGIGVGLAIPINATTRRIIGTLHSDGRVRRAYLGLVGVPAPLPAAIATRTGQRAGVRIMEVVRGGPAEQGGLRRGDLVLSVARAQVHDAQGIQRQLFGDAIGKPMPVTVLRNGAMVDVFAIPIELTVD
- a CDS encoding Uma2 family endonuclease, whose amino-acid sequence is MTAIYDWANSGNLQPEPITVEIWRKLPEDFCRLVEVVDGNAVRCAEPTRAHQKAARVLVNMLEDAARDYLRANPEDCLDVSGDFDVVLWEVPSTTIRSPDAALFECAPDELRPLPARFLKVIVEVVSPRHTKTDRVDKMAEYADAGIPWYWIVTLADNDVNGIELYALDHAAGQYKFVRELKDGDSAVDLPIRIHLDWERLRNLVL